One genomic window of Nakamurella panacisegetis includes the following:
- a CDS encoding TetR/AcrR family transcriptional regulator, with the protein MTDARQKLLDAALVTLRDKGIAGTSARVIAGEAGLSQGLVFYHFGSVDALIDAACRTATKARVDLYRDRFARVTSLHDLLALGRTLHDEERAAGSVTVMAQVLAGAQQSPALVEAGRHSLDLWLSEIESTIRRVIVESPIADAIDVRGLSRAVSAAFIGLELYEGVDPAGATDAFAALDQLAVLIEVVEDLGPIARRALRNRMRKAAR; encoded by the coding sequence GTGACTGATGCACGCCAGAAGTTGCTCGACGCGGCACTGGTCACCTTGCGGGACAAAGGCATCGCGGGCACATCGGCGCGCGTGATCGCCGGCGAGGCCGGCCTGAGCCAAGGATTGGTGTTCTATCACTTCGGCAGCGTCGATGCGCTGATCGATGCCGCTTGCCGCACCGCCACCAAGGCCCGGGTCGACCTCTACCGGGATCGGTTCGCGCGGGTCACCTCGCTGCACGACCTGCTGGCGCTCGGGCGCACCTTGCACGACGAGGAACGAGCAGCCGGCAGCGTCACCGTCATGGCGCAGGTGCTCGCCGGGGCCCAGCAGTCCCCGGCGTTGGTCGAGGCGGGCCGCCACAGCCTCGACCTGTGGCTGTCCGAGATCGAGTCCACCATCCGCAGGGTGATCGTCGAGAGTCCGATCGCCGACGCGATCGACGTACGCGGGCTGTCCCGGGCGGTCAGCGCCGCGTTCATCGGGCTGGAACTGTACGAAGGCGTGGATCCGGCCGGGGCCACCGACGCGTTCGCCGCTCTCGACCAGCTGGCGGTCCTGATCGAAGTGGTGGAGGACCTCGGCCCGATCGCCCGGCGGGCCCTGCGCAACCGGATGCGCAAGGCCGCCCGCTGA